The following coding sequences are from one Brienomyrus brachyistius isolate T26 chromosome 2, BBRACH_0.4, whole genome shotgun sequence window:
- the areg gene encoding proheparin-binding EGF-like growth factor — protein sequence MNVLVLYSLLLTVCSIVRTLGLDPSKADVAPHTTTPNRIKLTTTSAAIDPQKEEDAELDHDQEEGSLTDADLPQVQLLSKPEDKGKNRKKGKGKRKSKNRGSPESTQKTPSYTQYPTGHTDMEDPCSTTHQDYCIHGHCKYMEDLKASTCICIPGYDGERCGIRLLKTEQKESDMGQNAAVIQTVLVVIAVVLSLISCTTIVLMMCAHYRTQKNILAAYLGTGSEKEKLQTNANSIVV from the exons ATGAATGTGCTTGTTCTCTACTCTCTGCTTCTAACAG TTTGTAGCATCGTCAGGACCTTGGGGTTGGATCCCTCCAAAGCCGATGTTGCACCACACACAACAACCCCAAACCGCATCAAGCTGACCACAACATCTGCAGCTATCGACCCCCAGAAGGAAGAAGATGCAGAACTAGACCATGACCAAGAGGAAGGGTCACTCACAGATGCAGATTTGCCTCAAG ttcagcttctgagtAAGCCAGAGGACAAAGGGAAGAACCGGAAAAAGGGAAAGGGCAAGAGGAAGTCCAAGAACAGAGGCAGCCCCGAGAGCACGCAGAAGACACCAAGCTACACGCAATACCCCACCGGGCACACTGACATGGAGGATCCCTGCTCCACCACACACCAGGATTACTGCATTCATGGTCACTGTAAATACATGGAGGACCTGAAAGCGTCCACTTGCAT CTGTATACCGGGTTACGATGGGGAACGTTGTGGGATCAGGCTGCTGAAAACAGAGCAAAAAGAGTCAGACATGGGCCAGAACGCGGCGGTGATCCAGACGGTGCTGGTTGTCATCGCTGTTGTACTGTCCCTCATCAGCTGCACCACCATTGTCCTCATGATGTGCGCCCA TTACAGGACACAGAAGAACATCCTGGCGGCCTACCTGGGAACGGGCAGCGAAAAAGAAAAGCTTCAAACAAATGCTAACAGCATTGTCGTCTGA